From Deltaproteobacteria bacterium, the proteins below share one genomic window:
- the secF gene encoding protein translocase subunit SecF, which translates to MEIIKPGTRIPFLSYRRWGFMLSSALIIGVALLLFTKGPNLGVDFEGGTMVHVKLPESVTIGDLRDALQQSPLGGVVQDFGGGGTNEYLIRMEKSETEIGTVGRDIRAVLDQSFGAGKYEVLRVESVGPKVGDDLRRRGILSVIFATIMMGAYIWIRFELRFGLGAIVALIHDVLITVGALVVAGFEFDLPIVAALLTIAGYSVNDTVVICDRIRENMRKKRRDSMENIINTSINETLGRTILTTITSLLVLTALLILGGGVIRPFAYTLFVGFLAGLYSTVFVATPIILLLERGRRR; encoded by the coding sequence ATGGAAATCATCAAGCCGGGAACCCGGATCCCCTTCCTGAGCTATCGCCGCTGGGGTTTCATGCTGTCGTCGGCGCTGATCATCGGCGTCGCGCTGTTGCTGTTCACCAAGGGACCGAACCTCGGGGTCGACTTCGAGGGCGGCACCATGGTGCACGTGAAGCTGCCCGAATCGGTCACCATCGGTGACCTCCGCGACGCGCTGCAGCAGTCGCCGCTGGGGGGAGTGGTGCAGGACTTCGGCGGAGGCGGCACCAACGAGTACCTGATCCGCATGGAGAAGTCGGAGACGGAGATCGGCACCGTGGGCAGGGACATCCGCGCGGTCCTGGACCAGTCGTTCGGCGCGGGGAAGTATGAAGTGCTGCGGGTGGAGTCGGTGGGCCCCAAGGTGGGCGACGACCTGCGGCGCCGGGGCATCCTCTCGGTGATCTTCGCCACCATCATGATGGGGGCGTACATCTGGATACGCTTCGAGCTGCGCTTCGGGCTGGGCGCCATCGTCGCGCTGATCCACGACGTCCTGATCACGGTGGGGGCGCTGGTGGTGGCCGGCTTCGAGTTCGACCTTCCCATCGTCGCCGCGCTCCTGACCATCGCCGGCTACTCCGTGAACGACACCGTCGTGATCTGCGACCGTATCCGCGAGAACATGCGCAAGAAGCGCCGCGACTCCATGGAGAACATCATCAACACCAGCATCAACGAGACGCTGGGGCGCACGATCCTCACCACCATCACGTCGCTGCTGGTGTTGACGGCCCTTCTGATCCTGGGCGGCGGGGTTATCCGTCCCTTCGCCTATACCCTTTTCGTCGGCTTCCTGGCGGGGCTGTACTCCACCGTTTTCGTGGCCACCCCGATCATCCTGCTGCTGGAACGAGGCCGCAGGCGCTAA
- the recJ gene encoding single-stranded-DNA-specific exonuclease RecJ, which translates to MKDARKRWILKEADATAAADLSRELRLPPLLANILVQRGFADADAARRFLSSSLSADLPSPHLLAGMDDAVRRIARALRDGERVCVWGDYDVDGTTGAAVLVSFLREIGAAPLFYIPHRIDEGYGMSRQGIEHLRSRDVSLVITVDCGISNADEVAFARDLGMDVVIVDHHQLPERLPEAAAAVINPQRSDCAFPDKGLCAAGLAFYLVIGLRANLRDAGWFEPDAVPDIRRHLDIVTLGTIADMVPLRDTNRVLTRRGLVELGSSERPGIAALKEVVGVAPGTVDAGTVAFQLGPRINAAGRMDAAVKVVEMLTTDSRETADAIARELDTHNRERRETEAQVLDEALAQIEEKRLQDRWSIVVGSRGWHPGVLGIVASRIVERFHRPAIVIGFESEEGKGSGRSIRGFHMVQAMRRCAELLVRFGGHEYAGGLSIREESLAPFAERFEEVAREALDEEDLLPYLDVDAEVDFAQLSLGLVRQMRLLGPFGVGNPEPVFQTRGVEVCERRNFNRVSRFRLRHNEHTVTAVTFGPPEDLPTRVNDRVDIVYRLRENEWQGTYAMELRLLDVRAS; encoded by the coding sequence TTGAAGGACGCCCGCAAGCGCTGGATCCTCAAGGAGGCCGATGCAACCGCGGCGGCGGATCTTTCACGGGAGCTCAGGCTCCCGCCCCTTCTCGCCAATATCCTGGTGCAGCGCGGGTTCGCCGATGCGGACGCCGCGCGCCGTTTCCTCTCGTCCAGCCTGAGCGCGGACCTGCCGTCGCCGCACCTGCTGGCGGGCATGGACGACGCCGTCCGCCGCATCGCCCGGGCACTGCGCGACGGCGAGCGCGTCTGCGTCTGGGGCGACTACGACGTCGACGGCACCACCGGCGCCGCGGTGCTGGTGTCGTTCCTGCGCGAGATCGGCGCCGCGCCGCTGTTCTACATCCCGCACCGCATCGACGAGGGTTACGGCATGAGCCGCCAGGGGATCGAGCACCTGCGCTCCCGGGACGTGTCCCTCGTCATCACGGTGGACTGCGGTATCTCCAACGCCGACGAAGTGGCCTTCGCCCGGGACCTCGGCATGGACGTGGTCATCGTCGACCACCACCAGTTGCCCGAGCGGCTGCCGGAGGCCGCCGCGGCCGTCATCAATCCCCAGCGCTCCGACTGCGCCTTCCCGGACAAGGGCCTGTGCGCGGCCGGGCTGGCCTTCTACCTGGTCATCGGCCTGCGCGCCAACCTGCGGGACGCGGGCTGGTTCGAGCCCGACGCCGTGCCCGACATCCGCCGCCACCTGGACATCGTCACCCTCGGCACCATCGCCGACATGGTGCCGCTGCGCGACACCAACCGGGTGCTGACGCGTCGTGGGCTGGTGGAGCTGGGCAGCTCGGAACGCCCCGGCATCGCCGCCCTGAAGGAGGTGGTGGGGGTGGCGCCGGGAACCGTGGACGCGGGCACCGTGGCCTTCCAGCTCGGCCCGCGCATCAATGCCGCCGGGCGCATGGACGCGGCGGTCAAGGTGGTGGAGATGCTCACCACGGATTCGCGCGAGACCGCGGACGCCATCGCCAGGGAGCTCGACACGCACAACCGGGAACGGCGGGAGACTGAAGCGCAGGTGCTGGACGAGGCGCTGGCGCAGATCGAGGAGAAACGCCTCCAGGACCGATGGTCCATCGTGGTGGGGAGCCGGGGCTGGCACCCCGGAGTGCTCGGCATCGTGGCCTCGCGCATCGTGGAGCGGTTCCACCGGCCGGCCATCGTAATCGGGTTCGAGAGTGAAGAAGGGAAGGGCTCCGGCCGGAGCATCCGCGGGTTCCACATGGTGCAGGCCATGCGGCGGTGCGCGGAACTGCTGGTGCGTTTCGGCGGCCACGAGTACGCCGGCGGCCTGAGCATCCGGGAGGAGAGCCTCGCGCCCTTTGCCGAGCGTTTCGAGGAGGTGGCGCGGGAGGCTCTCGACGAGGAAGACCTGCTGCCGTATCTTGATGTGGACGCGGAAGTGGATTTCGCGCAGTTGAGCCTGGGCTTGGTGCGGCAGATGCGGCTTCTGGGCCCCTTCGGAGTCGGCAATCCCGAGCCGGTCTTCCAGACCCGGGGCGTGGAGGTGTGCGAGCGCCGGAACTTCAACAGGGTTTCGCGTTTCCGGCTGAGGCACAACGAGCACACGGTGACGGCGGTGACCTTCGGCCCTCCCGAGGACCTCCCGACCCGGGTGAACGACCGCGTCGACATCGTCTACCGGCTCAGGGAAAACGAGTGGCAGGGGACCTACGCAATGGAACTCCGGCTGCTGGACGTCAGGGCGTCGTGA
- the rplU gene encoding 50S ribosomal protein L21 — MGRYAVVKTGGKQYRVAEGELVDVERLGGEVGATVTLDEVLLVSGGDEQEARIGTPLVEQAQVTAEIVEQGLDKKIIVFKKKRRKGYKRKQGHRQQQTTLRIVEIQA; from the coding sequence ATGGGACGTTATGCAGTTGTAAAGACGGGTGGGAAGCAGTACCGGGTCGCCGAGGGCGAGTTGGTCGATGTCGAGCGCCTGGGCGGAGAGGTCGGTGCCACGGTAACCCTGGACGAGGTGTTGCTGGTGAGCGGCGGCGACGAGCAGGAGGCCAGGATCGGCACGCCGCTGGTGGAGCAGGCCCAGGTGACGGCCGAGATCGTCGAGCAGGGGCTCGACAAGAAGATCATCGTCTTCAAGAAGAAGCGGCGGAAGGGCTACAAGCGCAAACAGGGCCACCGCCAGCAGCAGACCACCCTTAGAATCGTCGAAATCCAGGCGTAA
- the rpmA gene encoding 50S ribosomal protein L27: MAHKKSGGSSRNGRDSQGQRRGVKRYGGQHVKAGNILVRQLGTKIHPGKNVGMGRDYTLFALVEGTVEYQRWGRSRKRVAIVPA, encoded by the coding sequence ATGGCGCACAAGAAATCAGGCGGAAGCTCGCGCAACGGTCGCGACAGTCAGGGACAGCGGCGCGGGGTCAAGCGCTACGGCGGGCAGCACGTCAAGGCGGGCAACATCCTGGTGCGCCAACTGGGCACGAAGATCCATCCGGGCAAGAACGTCGGCATGGGGCGCGACTACACGCTGTTCGCGCTGGTCGAGGGCACGGTGGAGTACCAGCGCTGGGGCCGGTCGCGCAAGCGGGTGGCCATCGTTCCTGCCTGA
- the obgE gene encoding GTPase ObgE: MKFVDEVEITVKAGDGGRGCVSFRREKYVPKGGPDGGDGGDGGHVRVVGDPHLTTLLDLRYQRLYRGHRGQHGRGKDQHGKNGEDRVIRVPVGTLIRDAATGDLIADIDTPSGDVVLAHGGKGGRGNSRFASATRQAPRFAEPGDAGEERELRLELRLLADVGLIGLPNAGKSTLISAVSAARPKIADYPFTTLVPNLGVVAHGDRSFVVADIPGLIEGAHRGEGLGHRFLKHVTRTGVLVHVLDVFQRDGRDPRTDFETVNRELGLFDEELSRKPQIVAANKVDLLPDRSTVEELEAFFGGQGYRFCAISAVTGDGLERLKRMMAEDLAERRAASGGGRDAARHLELHG; encoded by the coding sequence ATGAAGTTCGTCGACGAGGTCGAGATCACGGTGAAGGCCGGGGACGGCGGCCGCGGCTGCGTCAGCTTTCGCCGCGAGAAGTACGTCCCCAAGGGCGGCCCGGACGGCGGCGACGGCGGCGACGGCGGTCACGTACGCGTGGTGGGGGACCCGCACCTGACCACGCTTCTCGACCTGCGCTACCAAAGGTTGTACCGCGGCCACCGGGGACAGCACGGACGCGGCAAGGACCAGCACGGCAAGAACGGCGAGGACCGGGTGATCCGGGTGCCGGTGGGGACCCTGATCCGCGACGCGGCCACGGGCGATTTGATCGCCGACATCGATACCCCCTCGGGCGACGTGGTGCTGGCGCACGGGGGCAAGGGCGGCAGGGGCAACAGCCGCTTCGCCAGCGCCACGCGGCAGGCGCCGCGGTTCGCCGAGCCGGGTGATGCGGGAGAAGAGCGGGAGCTTCGGCTGGAGTTGCGGCTGCTGGCGGACGTGGGGCTCATCGGACTGCCCAACGCGGGCAAGTCGACGCTGATCTCGGCCGTCTCCGCGGCGCGCCCCAAGATCGCGGACTATCCTTTCACCACGCTGGTGCCCAACCTCGGCGTGGTGGCCCACGGCGACCGGAGCTTCGTGGTGGCGGACATACCCGGGCTGATCGAGGGCGCCCATCGGGGCGAGGGCCTCGGCCATCGCTTCCTCAAGCACGTGACCCGTACCGGCGTGCTGGTGCACGTGCTCGACGTCTTCCAGCGTGACGGGCGCGATCCCAGGACGGACTTCGAGACCGTGAACCGCGAGTTGGGGCTGTTCGACGAGGAGTTGTCGCGCAAGCCCCAGATCGTGGCGGCGAACAAGGTGGATCTGCTGCCGGACCGGAGCACGGTCGAGGAACTCGAGGCGTTCTTCGGTGGGCAGGGCTACCGCTTCTGCGCCATCTCCGCGGTGACGGGCGACGGGCTGGAGCGGCTCAAGCGGATGATGGCCGAAGACCTTGCCGAAAGACGCGCGGCGTCCGGCGGCGGGAGAGATGCGGCACGGCACCTGGAACTCCATGGCTGA